The sequence GTGTTAAAAGCAATAGTCGCGATAAAATGGCTAACGCTTTAGCCAACATCGAAAAATTAAGTGGGGAAAATTATACCACTTGGTGTATTCAGTTAAAGAGTTTACTGATCACTCTAGATTTGTGGAGTGCAGTCGTGGATAAGTGTCCGGAGGAGGAGCCTGGAAAGACCATCTGGATAGTATGCGACAGGAAGGCTCTCGCTACTATAACGTTGAGCGTCAAGCCAAGTGAGCTGatacatattaaaaactgtatcacAACAAAAAGTGCATGGGACACGTTGAACGCGCTCTACAAGGCAGATACAGCGTGTAGGAAAGTTAACCTATTTAAAAAACTGTTCCGATTTCAATTCAGAAGCAGTGAGAAgttttcagctcaattgaaggaGTTCTGCTGTATTGTAGATGACTTAAAAGAAGTTGGCATATCCATGGAGGacgattttttatcaattttgttgctttgctcATTACCAGACGAAATGGAGAATTTTGTGGTGGCAATCGAGAGCAGGGACGCATTGCCCAAATTGGATAATCTCGTCGCGAAGATTCTGGAAGAGGAGCAAAGGCACGGCGACATATGTAGTAGTGCAGAAACAGCTTTTTCGGCAAACGAATCGAAAAGGCGCGTtggaatttttcgaaataaaaacatCAGCAGCGGCAGAGGTACAAACGGTGAAATCAGCAGCAGTAGCAGAGTCGTAAGGAGTGAGATTGGTGTCGGTAGCGGCAGAGGCGCTGGCAGCGGTAACAGCAGCAGAACAAGACAAAAGGAAAATGGAAGAGCGAAGAGCGAAGGAAACCACAACTTCCAGTAGGTACAGCAACAACATAAAGTGCTTTAAGTGTGGACGGATACGACACTCTCCAACGTGCAACGAATGCACTATCTCAAAAGCAGCGTACAGGGCGAGCCGGAGGTTATGCTTCGGAGTTTTTCGGTTATAGACGCTAATTTTATAATCGCGTGGGACCTACTCCAACAAAGATATGATAACACACGACGACTTGTGAAGTCATACTTGCGAAACATTGTCAAGTTGACGGCAATGCCCACAGAATCCGAAACGAGACTGCGAAAACTGTTGGACACCGTGACTGAGTCAATGCGTGCGTTACAACAGCTTGGCCGTCCAACAGCTCAGTGGGATGATTGGCTAATTTTTCTAATCACCGAAAAGCTCGATTCTGCCACAGTTAAAGAATGGGAGATGAGTCTTGGTAGTCCAAGTGAGCTGCCTGTTTACAGCGACTTAGTCGCGTTCTTACAAAAACGCATTCTTGGATTGGAAGCAGTGGGGGCAGCTGCCAAGAATAAATCGAaagatttttcacaaaaatcaccaCACAATCAAGCTGTGCGAAGTCATCAAACGAGCTTTGGCCGATGCTCATGCTGTTCGGGTAAGCATACGCTTATGTACTGCCCGGATTTCCGCAAGAAAACATCTTCAGCAAAATTCGATCTGGTTCATAAggcaaaactttgcaaaaattgtCTAAAACCAGGCCACACTCTTGACGAGTGCTCATCTACTTATACATGCCAAAGGTGCATGCAAAAACATCATACACTGTTGCATGACAGTCTTTCTACGCAACCCAACAAGGTTGCTGCTCATCATACGCGTTCCGATTATTTCATACAAACACCAAACACAAATGATCTCACATCTGTTCTGCTTGCAACTGCGGTTATTGGAATACGCTCTCCCACAGGGCACGAACTCCAACTGCGGGCGCTTCTGGACAATGGATCACAGGCATCTTTCATCAGCGAGTTTGCAGTTCAACAACTACACCTTCGCAGAGCCCGTCTTCAAGTACCCATCACCGGTATAGGCGGCTGCCGTGTAGGTGAGTCTAATGGCGTAGTTCATTTCTCATTACATTCACTTACAGAACCCGAGTTCAACATCGATTGTTCGGCTCTGGTCCTGCCCCGCTTGGGACATCTCATGCCGTTAAAACGTGTCGATCCAAAACCATATTCGGAATTTCTCTATCTGCCATTAGCCGATCCAAACTTCTTCGAACCAGGGTCTATTGATGTCATCATCGGCGCAGACCTCTACGGTCTCCTTTTGCGCAACGACATCAAACGCTCTGCCATCAACAAAGTTACCGCACAGAATTCTCACTTAGGATGGGTAATCTACGGGCGTCTGCCCCACACATCTACACTACTCCTGGCCACCACGTTTTGCGCTACAGCCACTACTGAGCTCAACAATTTGGTTCAGCAACTGTGGAAGTTCAATGAATGTGAGGACGTGGAAGGCTCATCCTCATGACGCAAGACGAAATTTACTGCGAGAAGCTATTTGAGCGTACAGTGTGTCGCGATCTTTCCGGGCGCTATCACGTTCAATATCCCTTTAAGGAGTCCTGTGACCTTGCTGCTCTATCCGATTCTAAATCAGATGCCCTTCGACTATTCGCATACCAACAAGCGCGCCTTCAAAACAATGCCACACTGAATGAAATGTATACAGCGTTTATGGCTGAGTACAGAAATCTTGGTCATATGGAGCCAGTCCTATCTGACGATTTTGCGCATCCAGTATGTTACATTCCTCATCATGGTGTGTACAAAAAGGGTAGCACTACGACGAAGCTTCGCACTGTATTTAATGCTTCAAGGAAATACAAAGGTGGAATTTCTCTAAACGACTGTCTTCATGTTGGACCCAAGCTGCAGAGCGACTTAAGCTCCATCATTTTAAAATGGCGAATGCGTCGAGTTGTGTTCATAGCGgacattgaaaaatgttatcgCCAGATTTTAGTCAGCAGACCTGATGCTGATATGCAGCGGATTGTCTGGCGTGACAAACAGGGCAATCCAGCCATTTACCGGTTGCTCACTGTAACTTACGGCTTAAATTGTTCGCCCTATCTCACCATTAAGGTTCTGCACACGCTTGCTACGGATGAAGAACACGATTTTCCGGCAGCATCAAAAATATTAACGGAGTCATTTTACATGGATGATTGCCTGCATGGTGCCGCAACCGTGGAAGACGCTCTGAATATTCAACGCCATCTACAACAGCTTTTGCAGCGCGGCGGATTCAACCTTCGGAAGTGGATGTCCAACTCTACTGAATTTATGCGCCATCTGTACACTGAAGACGAAAACCTTGGGCTGTCCCGCAACTTAAATCTTGATAGCGAAACAAACGCTCTAGGAATTTATTGGCTGTGCGACACTGACAGCATCGGTTACAAGACAAACGTAACACCTATCATTGGAGACGTCACAAAGAGGCAGCAATTGTCCGATGTGGCCAAAATCTATGACCCGCCGGGTCTACTAGCACCTGTCGTAGTTAAAGGTAAAGCTATTTGTCAGCAGCTGTGGTTATCGGGTGTCGATTGGGACGATCCCATTCCTGATCCACTTCAACAAGAATGGCGACGCTTTAGAGACGAAATGCCTCAAATCAGAGAACTCAAAGTGCCCAGGTGGGTTGGAGCTGAGCCCAGTGTATCCAGTTACCAACTGCATGTATTTTCTGATGCCTCTACTGTGGCATATGCTGCTGTCGCGTACCTTCGTGTGGAAACTTCAGGTAATGATGTAAAAATATCAATTCTAACCGCTAAGACTAAGGTGGCACCACTGAAGAAGATAACCATCCCGTGTTTGGAGCTAAATGCTGCTCGACTCGCAGCGAAAGTAGCCGCCAAAGTGCTGTCAACACTGCAACTCCCAGCGATTCGACTTTACTGTTGGTCGGATTCCAAAACCACGCTCAGCTGGATTCGATCAAATCCTGGTAAACACAAGCAATACATCAGCAATCGTGTAACTCAAATCCAAGAGTTAACACCAATCAACGCTTGGAAGTATGTACCTACTACAACGAACCCAGCCGACATTGCATCCCGGGGCATTTTCCCGTCTCAGCTCGCAGGGTTGTCGCTGTGGTGGCGGGGACCTCCGTGGCTAAATCGTCACTCAAGCACCTGGCCTGAACAACACAACGGTTCGACAGATCCAGACGAAGAATTAGTTCTCTCCCCAGTGACGATTCCGGAAGAGTCCAAACCAACCATGCTCACGACATTGCTCCAAAAATACTCGAATCTCAACAAGCTATTGACAGTCACATCTTGGTGTCAGCGTTTCCTTGCCGCACTGATGAAGCGACCCCATGAAACAACTCTATGGTGCACTGTGACTGAAAGAACCGCGGCCTTGCAATTCTGGATAAGGTATGTTCAGCAGATTCATTTCGCTAATAAGATCTCCTGTCTTCGTTCTAGCAAACCGACTTGCCAGAAGAGCAAGCTCCTCAAATTGAACCCAGTTTTGGATGACGATGGTATTTTGCGTTTAAACGGGCGGTTGAAGAACGCAAACATGCCTTTCTATGAACAGTTTCCATGCTTGTTACCGAAACAGGATCCTCTGTGCACGTTACTGATCAGTCAAGCGCATGACTATACGTTGCACGGCGGCGTTCAATCGACTCTCAACTTTATAAGAAGAAGATACTGGATTATTGACGCTCGTTCGTCAATCAGACGATTCATTCAtcgttgaataaaatgttttcgtCACCGAGGTGTTCCCTCGACCCAAATCATGGGAAGTCTTCCCACGCATCGCTGCAACGCAGCAAAACCTTTTAGTCATTGTGGTCTCGATTACGGTGGACCGTACCAGATTCGCAGCGCGAAAGGCAGAGGCCATCAATGTTACAAGGGCTATGTTGCCCTATTCGTATGCTTCAGCACCCGAGCAATTCATCTGGAGCTGGTTAGCGACTTGAACACTGCAGCGTTTCTTGCAGCCCTTCGAAGATTCTTTGCACACCGTGGATACAGTTCGGACATATACAGCGACTGTGCTACAACGTTCGTAGGAGTCGATGCGGAACTAAAAGCAGATCTGGCCAGCTTTCGACAACAGCTTGAGGCGGCAGCACGGTACGTGCCAACTTGGGGAGTAACATGGCATTTCATACCACCTGGATCTCCAAATTTCGGAGGCATCTGGGAGGCGGGTATAAAAAGCATGAAACATCATTTAAAGCGCATAATTGGCAGCGCGAAGCTAACATTTGAAGAATTTTATACTCTTTTAAAGAAAGTGGAAGCAGTGCTTAACTCGAGGCCGATCTCGGCACTAACAGAAGACGCAACGGACTTAGCTGCGCTGACCCCTGGTCATTTTTTGGTGGGCGGTCCGTTAGTCGCTACTCCCGAACCAAGTTTACTTGATGTTAATCCAAATCGACTCAAAAGGTGGAAACAGCTTcaacaaatgcaacaacatTTCTGGGCCCGATGGAGTTGTGAGTACTTGCGAGAACTACAAGTAAGACGCAAATGGCATCAAACTAGCACCTATCTATCACCCGGAGACTTGGTCTTAATACGCGACGAGCGCGCTCCTCCCACTCAGTGGACGTTGGGTCGTATAATAGACGTGCATCCAGGAACTGACGACGTTGTCAGAGTGGCAACCATTCGTACGCCAACTTCCATAATCAAGCGAGCCATATCAAAGTTAGTACTGCTGCCTATGGAGGACACCTGATGTCTTTACGGTGGGCGGCTGGTCCCTTATTTCGTCGCAGGACCTGGACGAGGTAGGCGGAATGTTACGACTGAATGCAAAGCTGGTCAATAAAATGCTAATATGGCAACCCC comes from Anastrepha obliqua isolate idAnaObli1 chromosome 6, idAnaObli1_1.0, whole genome shotgun sequence and encodes:
- the LOC129250387 gene encoding uncharacterized protein LOC129250387 yields the protein MPTESETRLRKLLDTVTESMRALQQLGRPTAQWDDWLIFLITEKLDSATVKEWEMSLGSPSELPVYSDLVAFLQKRILGLEAVGAAAKNKSKDFSQKSPHNQAVRSHQTSFGRCSCCSGKHTLMYCPDFRKKTSSAKFDLVHKAKLCKNCLKPGHTLDECSSTYTCQRCMQKHHTLLHDSLSTQPNKVAAHHTRSDYFIQTPNTNDLTSVLLATAVIGIRSPTGHELQLRALLDNGSQASFISEFAVQQLHLRRARLQVPITGIGGCRVGESNGVVHFSLHSLTEPEFNIDCSALVLPRLGHLMPLKRVDPKPYSEFLYLPLADPNFFEPGSIDVIIGADLYGLLLRNDIKRSAINKVTAQNSHLGWVIYGRLPHTSTLLLATTFCATATTELNNLVQQLWKFNECEDVEGSSS
- the LOC129250388 gene encoding uncharacterized protein LOC129250388 — translated: MTQDEIYCEKLFERTVCRDLSGRYHVQYPFKESCDLAALSDSKSDALRLFAYQQARLQNNATLNEMYTAFMAEYRNLGHMEPVLSDDFAHPVCYIPHHGVYKKGSTTTKLRTVFNASRKYKGGISLNDCLHVGPKLQSDLSSIILKWRMRRVVFIADIEKCYRQILVSRPDADMQRIVWRDKQGNPAIYRLLTVTYGLNCSPYLTIKVLHTLATDEEHDFPAASKILTESFYMDDCLHGAATVEDALNIQRHLQQLLQRGGFNLRKWMSNSTEFMRHLYTEDENLGLSRNLNLDSETNALGIYWLCDTDSIGYKTNVTPIIGDVTKRQQLSDVAKIYDPPGLLAPVVVKGKAICQQLWLSGVDWDDPIPDPLQQEWRRFRDEMPQIRELKVPRWVGAEPSVSSYQLHVFSDASTVAYAAVAYLRVETSGNDVKISILTAKTKVAPLKKITIPCLELNAARLAAKVAAKVLSTLQLPAIRLYCWSDSKTTLSWIRSNPGKHKQYISNRVTQIQELTPINAWKYVPTTTNPADIASRGIFPSQLAGLSLWWRGPPWLNRHSSTWPEQHNGSTDPDEELVLSPVTIPEESKPTMLTTLLQKYSNLNKLLTVTSWCQRFLAALMKRPHETTLWCTVTERTAALQFWISKPTCQKSKLLKLNPVLDDDGILRLNGRLKNANMPFYEQFPCLLPKQDPLCTLLISQAHDYTLHGGVQSTLNFIRRRYWIIDARSSIRRFIHR